The genomic segment AGTGACCTTTGAAAGAGGCCCAATTTCCCACCCAAGATTAACAAAAAAGGACAAAGTTATCTTGAAGCGTTTTTTGCACAATGATTCTCAATTCATAAAGTGTCTTGAAATTGGTACAACTCTTATGATATAGAAAGTTGTTGGTTGGCTTTGGAAAAGCCTTTTAGTCATGAGTGTTATATACCGTGAGAGAAACATTAACCTTGTTTTACAACAACCAAAAACATCCGTGAGAGAGTGTAAGAGTTGTCCACTTGTTGTGCTAGACAGTGAGGTGTGGGTGAGAAGCAGAAGTCAGAGAAGATTTATTATCAAAGAACCCCTTGGAACATTTTCTGCAATTAGaggtaaggggtttaacttatagtgtatgatgggtagaaggtgATTATTTTTAAAGTGATGATGCATTCATGACCTTGGTATAATATCTTTTACGTATGGATTGGGTAGAGGGGTGGTCGTatgttaattttcattttgctATTGTAATGGGTATATATGTTTTGGGCACTTGGAATGATGCATGTTTATGGAAAATATGATGGGTACACTTAAACCATGTTGTATTGTGTATCATTTTgcatcctttttaccttgtatGAGTTAAACACCTTGAAGGGACACTTATCTATACTCTTTGACCAAGAGTGTGGGTAGGATGGGAGTGAGAGTTGTCTTCCATTGTTGGAAGAAAAAGACTTGGACTATGAAAATGAGAATGAAGGAGTGAAGTGTGATACTTTGAAGGAGTATAAAGAAGAGGAGGAGAGCTTAGAGAGAGTTTCTTCAAAATGGGTTGTTTAGTTTTGTGATAGAAagagaagatgaggaagaaacGCGAACAGAGGGCACAATTTTGGATCATCAAGGTTGGTGTGATGTGTGGAAGAGGATCATGAAGAGAGAAGATTGGAAAAGATGAGAGTCTTGGACTTTGGGTTGTTCACGTAAAAGAGAGAAGGGAAATTGAAGAGAAGAGGGAGGGGAGAGAAGGTTAGTGTCTCATGTaagtgttaaaaataaaaagtgtgtTGGTAGTGTGTTGGTACttgaggagagagaaaagaaaagggaatgAGATGGTTTTATTAGTGATacatgaaagaaaaagtaaacaaGATGGAGGGACAAAGAGAAACTTACGTAAAAAGCAAAAAGGagagagaatttttttttttttgtgtgagaaaaataaagttttgattttagaataaaaaaacttGTGGGGACCACTTGGGTGGTAGAATTAAAAGGAGAGTGTATTTAAGGTAAAAAGGGGTATATTAAAAAGTGTGTTTTAATTTGTGTTGTAATTTTAGTAAAAGCGGATGTGCACCACAAATATTGGTTTTAGTGGATGGGTTGTGAAATTAACAATTTCACTTGGGTGTATCAGTaagaaaagtaatttaattaattaattgtgaaaattaagttatttaattaattgtgaattttaataaattgttgattaatttttctagtgttattttaaacaattattgagaattgttggttattttcttAGTCTattattggtttatttatacatgttattgaaaATATGTATGAATTTGTGATTGAGCACATCTATTTTGTTTGATGTCTTCTACGTagactatgttatttactttgTAACTTCGTCTAATACTATAATAAATGCAAGTCTTGCGTGAGACTGAGATTCAAGTGTCACCTCCTTCTACGTGAAGAGGTGAATGTTTCACCcgatgacttcggctcgtgttgagtatagtgtaTCGTTACgtgtagtatcgatgtttttactcgttagtcctagAGGAGTCAGgaagataggtctgaagtcgcgatggaagacggctcgaGTTGCATGTTATTGAGaacaggttatgacgacgaattacaaggaAAAgacattagtttatgaaagGCTTCTCAGCGATGTCATGTTTTCCGTTGTTATACATATATAGAGTCATGGATTTGTTATAGTTTATGTGTAATGTGTTTATGATGTGTTGTTATATGCTATTTTCAATTACTCACCCTTGTATGTTGTGGTTGTATGTTGTGATTGTGGTTTCCACatgcgatgatcgtacttgtacgggagtacgGGAGTAAATGATAATGCAGATAAAGCTGAACTGGAATAGATCTTCGAGAGAGACGGAAAATAAAACTTGTTgggatttttataatgttttcttattaagtttgtttgattttgttattttaaggaTGGTTTGTTGTAATGTATCAACTGATGTGTGTATGATTTGTTTATGTGAtgtattgttaaaaaaaaatactttcataAAATTCATACTCCaagattattttttcttttttatatatccTATAAGGAGTGTTACACCATCTCTGTCATTGTAATTAGTAATACCATTGTTGGAATCAGGTTCAAGACATAAGCATctaaaccaaaagaaaattcGCAGTAAATTTGTCTTTCACGAATTTTCATGTTTTGTTTCACAGACACATGAATTAGAGGTTGAGCAACGAGAAGAAATTTGAAAGGTGAAGTTTTCAAAGTCGAAACCATGAGTTCTCAAGCAGCAGCAAAGGGGAACCAGGAAGACTACAAGCTGAAGAACACAAAACCAGAGCTTGGAGAAAGGTGGCCACATGGAGGGCAACGTGGAGGGAGTGGTTGGTTATACAGTGAGAGAGCCACAAGCACTTATGACTTGGTGGAACAGATGTTCTATCTCTATGTCCGTGTTGTGAAGGCCAAGGACCTTCCACCAAATCCCGTCACCAGCAACGTTGACCCTTATGTTGAAGTGAAGGTTGGAAACTACAAGGGGAAAACAAGGCATTTTGAGAAGAAGACCAGCCCTGAGTGGAAGCAGGTTTTTGCATTTTCAAAAGAGAAGATTCAGTCCTCAGTTGTTGAGGTATTTGTGAGAGACAAAGACATGGTGGCCAGAGATGACTACATTGGAAAAGTGGAGTTTGACATGCATGAAGTGCCAACAAGGGTACCCCCAGATAGCCCTTTGGCTCCTCAGTGGTATAGGCTTGAGAATCTCAGAGGGGAAGCAAGGAGTAGAGGAGAGATCATGCTTGCAGTTTGGATGGGGACACAAGCTGATGAAGCATTCCCTGAGGCTTGGCATTCAGATTCTGCTTCAGTTAAAGGAGAAGGGGTTTATAATATCAGGTCAAAGGTTTATGTTAACCCAAAACTATGGTATCTAAGGGTTAATGTGATTGAAGCTCAAGATGTGGAGCCACAGGACAAAAGCCAGCCACCCCAAGTTTTTGTGAAGGGTCAAGTTGGACAACAAGTGCTCAAGACCAAGCTGTGTCCAGCAAAAACACCAAACCCCATGTGGAATGAGGATTTGGTGTTTGTGGCAGCCGAGCCATTTGAGGAAAAGCTTGTGCTAACGGTTGAGAACAAGGCTTCCCCTGGGAAGGATGAGGTTGTGGCAAAAATAGCCTTGCCTCTTAACAAGTTTGAGATCCGTTTGGATCACAGAGCAGTGCACTCACACTGGTACAACCTTGAGAGGTTTGGCTTTGGTGTGTTGGAGGGTGACAAGAGGAACGAGACCAAGTTCTCAAGTAGGATTCACCTGAGGGTGTGTCTTGAGGGTGCTTATCATGTGCTAGATGAATTCACAATGTATATCAGTGACACAAGGCCAACTGCCAGACAACTTTGGAAGCAGCCAATTGGGATTCTTGAAGTGGGGATACTCAGTGCTCAAGGGCTCCAATCTATGAAGACAAACAATGGTAAAGGGTCAACAGATGCTTATTGTGTGGCCAAGTATGGTCAGAAATGGGTGAGAACCAGAACAATCACCGAGAGCTTTAATCCCAAATGGAATGAGCAATACACATGGGAAGTGTATGATCCTTGCACTGTCATAACTTTTGGGGTGTTTGACAACTGCCATTTGGGTGGTGGAGGCCAAACTCAAGGAAGTGGAGCCAAAATTGACTCAAGAATTGGCAAGGTGAGGATTCGTCTATCAACCTTGGAAATGGATAGGATTTACACAAACTCATACCCTCTGCTTGTTCTGAAACCCTCTGGGTTGAAGAAGATGGGTGAGCTTCAATTGGCCATTCGTTTCACCTGTCTCTCCATGGCTCACATAATCTACCTTTATGGACACCCTTTTTTGCCAAAAATGCATTACCTACATCCATTCACTGTGAACCAGTTGGAAAGTCTGAGGTATCAGGCTATGAACATTGTGGCAGTGAGGCTTGGGAGAGCAGAACCACCACTGAGGAAAGAGGTTGTGGAGTACATGCTGGACGTGGACTCTCACATATGGAGCATGAGAAGAAGCAAAGCCAATTTCTTCAGAATTGTGTCACTCTTTTCAGGTGCAATATCAATGAGCAGGTGGCTTGGTGAGGTGCAACAGTGGAAGAATCCAGTGACCACAATTCTAGTGCATGTCCTCTTTTTCATCTTGATATGTTACCCTGAACTGATCCTCCCCACCATGTTCCTCTACATGTTTCTCATTGGAATATGGAACTTCAGGTTCAGGCCAAGGCACCCTCCAGAAATGGACACAAAACTTTCTTGGGCAGAAGCAGCACGCCCAGATGAACTTGATGAAGAGTTTGACACTTTTCCCACTTCAAAGGCTCAGGATGTGATAAGAATGAGGTATGATAGGCTAAGGAGTGTGGCTGGGAGAATACAAACTGTTGTTGGAGACATTGCAACTCAGGGTGAGAGATTTCACATCCTGCTCAGTTGGAGAGACCCTAGAGCAACAAGCCTCTTTCTCATTTTCTGCCTCGTTGCTGCTGTGGCATTGTATGTCACACCCTTCAAGGTTGTGGCTTCAGTTGCTGGCATTTTCTGGCTAAGACACCCCAAGTTCAGAAGCAAGCTACCCTCACTGCCTAGTAATTTCTTCAAGAGGTTGCCATCTCGTGCAGATAACATGATTTGAGGTTGCAATTGCTTTTCATCATCTTATCAAATTTTTCATTC from the Vigna angularis cultivar LongXiaoDou No.4 chromosome 3, ASM1680809v1, whole genome shotgun sequence genome contains:
- the LOC108324065 gene encoding FT-interacting protein 1, translated to MSSQAAAKGNQEDYKLKNTKPELGERWPHGGQRGGSGWLYSERATSTYDLVEQMFYLYVRVVKAKDLPPNPVTSNVDPYVEVKVGNYKGKTRHFEKKTSPEWKQVFAFSKEKIQSSVVEVFVRDKDMVARDDYIGKVEFDMHEVPTRVPPDSPLAPQWYRLENLRGEARSRGEIMLAVWMGTQADEAFPEAWHSDSASVKGEGVYNIRSKVYVNPKLWYLRVNVIEAQDVEPQDKSQPPQVFVKGQVGQQVLKTKLCPAKTPNPMWNEDLVFVAAEPFEEKLVLTVENKASPGKDEVVAKIALPLNKFEIRLDHRAVHSHWYNLERFGFGVLEGDKRNETKFSSRIHLRVCLEGAYHVLDEFTMYISDTRPTARQLWKQPIGILEVGILSAQGLQSMKTNNGKGSTDAYCVAKYGQKWVRTRTITESFNPKWNEQYTWEVYDPCTVITFGVFDNCHLGGGGQTQGSGAKIDSRIGKVRIRLSTLEMDRIYTNSYPLLVLKPSGLKKMGELQLAIRFTCLSMAHIIYLYGHPFLPKMHYLHPFTVNQLESLRYQAMNIVAVRLGRAEPPLRKEVVEYMLDVDSHIWSMRRSKANFFRIVSLFSGAISMSRWLGEVQQWKNPVTTILVHVLFFILICYPELILPTMFLYMFLIGIWNFRFRPRHPPEMDTKLSWAEAARPDELDEEFDTFPTSKAQDVIRMRYDRLRSVAGRIQTVVGDIATQGERFHILLSWRDPRATSLFLIFCLVAAVALYVTPFKVVASVAGIFWLRHPKFRSKLPSLPSNFFKRLPSRADNMI